One Tunturibacter gelidoferens genomic region harbors:
- a CDS encoding alkaline phosphatase family protein: MKRTVNAPNGTLKCGAMMLIALQVFAGLPQSAYAQTAVPETKTPIKHVIIIIGENRTFDHVYATYKPKEGETVSNLLSKGIVNANGKPGPNYSFSAQFSALDTTTADNGKYSNSPQSKSIYSTLPAALAGGPEKASETSAPFTTLKVAELADTGLAAGYDKFLLTGATGIAGGKPDTRITNDTNLREGVFQLSGPKMPYDAYTNSPVHRFFQMWQQTDCNADYATEDNASGCLNDLFPWVEVSVGTGGNGAKQPANFNETTTGEGATSMGFYNMAQGDAPYFKKLADEYTISDNFHQSVMGGTGANHIMFGFGDAIFYTNSKGVAAKPPTNQVENPNPQPATNDFYDQDGYGGGSYVNCGDISQPGVPAVTNYLQSLKRPVKSNCVKGDYYLVNNYNPGYNGDGTLTSQYSPFTIPPTSQKSIGDDLVAHNVPFKYFGENWDLYVTDPTESNSFDAYCNICNPFQYQTQFMGTQAARQTYIADTTELYEDIDTGNLPPVSIVKPSGFNDGHPASSKLDLFEGFTKKIIDGVKANPTLWADTAIFVTFDEGGGYYDSGYIQPVDFFGDGTRIPLIVVSKYSVGGHVSHEYGDHVSLMKYIEKNWGLPTISDRSRDNLPNPIQKASSPYVPTNSPAIGDLTDDFQFSSK, encoded by the coding sequence TTGAAACGTACTGTCAACGCCCCTAACGGGACCTTGAAGTGCGGCGCGATGATGTTGATTGCGCTGCAAGTGTTTGCGGGACTGCCACAATCCGCCTACGCCCAAACTGCTGTCCCCGAAACAAAGACCCCCATCAAGCACGTCATCATCATCATCGGCGAAAACCGTACCTTCGATCACGTCTACGCGACCTACAAGCCGAAAGAAGGCGAGACCGTCTCGAACCTCCTCTCCAAAGGCATCGTTAATGCCAACGGCAAGCCCGGCCCAAACTACTCCTTCTCCGCCCAGTTCTCGGCCCTCGACACCACCACCGCCGACAATGGAAAGTATTCCAACAGCCCTCAGTCCAAGAGCATCTACAGCACGCTCCCGGCGGCTCTCGCTGGAGGTCCTGAAAAAGCCAGCGAAACCAGCGCTCCTTTCACTACGCTCAAGGTCGCCGAACTTGCAGATACCGGTCTCGCTGCTGGTTATGACAAGTTTCTGTTGACTGGCGCAACCGGTATCGCCGGCGGCAAGCCCGACACTCGCATTACGAACGACACGAACCTGCGCGAAGGTGTCTTCCAGCTCAGCGGACCCAAAATGCCGTACGACGCCTACACCAACAGCCCTGTGCACCGCTTCTTTCAGATGTGGCAGCAGACGGACTGCAACGCCGACTACGCCACCGAAGACAACGCCAGCGGTTGCTTGAACGACCTCTTCCCCTGGGTTGAAGTCTCGGTTGGCACCGGCGGCAATGGAGCCAAGCAGCCAGCCAACTTCAACGAAACGACCACCGGCGAAGGCGCCACCTCCATGGGCTTCTACAACATGGCCCAGGGCGACGCTCCGTACTTCAAGAAGCTCGCTGACGAGTACACCATCAGCGATAACTTCCACCAGTCCGTCATGGGCGGCACCGGCGCCAACCACATCATGTTCGGCTTCGGCGACGCCATCTTCTACACCAACAGCAAGGGCGTTGCCGCGAAGCCCCCAACCAACCAGGTGGAGAACCCCAACCCCCAGCCCGCCACCAATGACTTCTATGATCAGGATGGCTACGGCGGCGGCAGCTACGTCAACTGCGGAGACATCAGCCAGCCAGGTGTCCCTGCAGTGACCAACTACCTCCAGTCCCTCAAGCGGCCAGTGAAGTCCAACTGCGTCAAGGGTGACTACTACCTCGTCAATAACTACAACCCCGGCTACAACGGCGACGGTACCCTCACCTCGCAGTACTCGCCCTTCACCATTCCACCAACCAGCCAGAAGAGCATCGGCGACGACCTCGTCGCTCACAATGTTCCCTTCAAATACTTCGGCGAGAACTGGGATCTCTACGTAACCGATCCCACCGAGTCGAACTCCTTCGATGCGTATTGCAACATCTGCAACCCCTTCCAGTACCAGACCCAGTTCATGGGGACCCAGGCCGCCCGCCAGACCTACATCGCGGACACGACTGAGCTCTATGAGGACATCGACACCGGCAACCTGCCGCCAGTCTCCATCGTCAAGCCCAGCGGCTTCAACGATGGTCACCCGGCATCTTCCAAACTCGACCTCTTCGAAGGCTTCACCAAGAAGATCATCGACGGCGTCAAAGCCAACCCGACCCTCTGGGCCGACACTGCTATCTTCGTCACCTTCGACGAGGGCGGCGGATACTATGACTCCGGCTACATCCAGCCCGTCGACTTCTTCGGCGACGGTACCCGCATCCCTCTCATCGTTGTGTCGAAGTACTCTGTGGGCGGCCACGTCTCGCACGAGTACGGCGATCACGTCTCACTCATGAAGTACATCGAGAAGAACTGGGGACTTCCAACCATCTCCGACCGCAGCCGCGACAACCTGCCGAACCCGATCCAGAAAGCCAGCAGCCCCTACGTCCCGACGAACAGCCCAGCAATCGGCGATCTAACGGATGACTTCCAATTCTCCTCTAAATAA
- a CDS encoding YncE family protein produces MNNTIQHLQKLTSKTIPSAIFFLVTLSSSLLYSASPTPLSQFHVRDQWNLGGTGGWGYIVLDAPAHRLYIPRTNRVMVVDTDTGKLLGEVEGMKNIRDIALDDSGKYGYVTDPTDGSAGFVRVFDRSSLKLVASVPTGAVPAAIVFDPSSKSIFAFNSHSHSATVIDATTNQVTATIPLAGRPGSAITDGNGTVFVTLPALGEIIRIDAASKNVSASWQLTPCTGPSGLAIDSVRHQLFTTCEDHKLITLISKTGQVAAIADGPANAGDLDFDSRHNLLFVADTTGTLSIFRRESLLKYSRIQQVKTQPGARTMIVSHNDAKAYLVTSKFGQNTGAASEELQFRPTPIPGSFSVIVVGR; encoded by the coding sequence ATGAATAACACGATCCAACATCTACAAAAACTAACGTCGAAGACGATTCCCTCAGCGATCTTCTTCCTGGTAACCCTCTCCTCTTCCCTGCTCTACTCAGCCAGTCCTACACCTCTGTCACAGTTTCATGTACGAGACCAATGGAACCTCGGCGGCACAGGGGGCTGGGGTTATATCGTTCTCGACGCGCCTGCCCATCGTCTCTACATTCCCCGCACCAATCGCGTGATGGTGGTCGATACCGACACCGGCAAACTGCTCGGCGAAGTCGAAGGCATGAAGAACATTCGCGACATCGCCCTCGATGACTCCGGAAAATACGGCTACGTCACCGACCCGACCGACGGATCAGCCGGCTTTGTCCGCGTCTTTGATCGTTCCAGCCTCAAGCTGGTCGCATCGGTGCCCACCGGAGCCGTTCCCGCTGCCATCGTCTTCGACCCCTCTTCAAAGTCGATCTTCGCCTTCAACTCGCACAGTCACAGCGCAACCGTCATCGATGCTACGACCAACCAGGTCACCGCCACCATCCCGCTTGCCGGACGGCCAGGCTCAGCAATCACCGATGGAAACGGAACTGTCTTCGTGACCCTTCCAGCCCTCGGTGAGATTATCCGCATCGACGCTGCCTCGAAGAATGTCTCGGCTTCGTGGCAACTAACGCCCTGCACCGGACCCAGCGGACTCGCAATCGACAGCGTACGCCATCAACTATTCACCACCTGCGAAGACCACAAGCTGATCACCCTCATTTCGAAAACGGGTCAAGTAGCCGCTATCGCAGATGGTCCCGCAAACGCGGGAGACCTGGACTTCGATTCGCGCCACAATCTGCTCTTCGTCGCGGACACAACCGGCACACTTTCTATCTTTCGCCGCGAATCACTTCTCAAATACTCTCGAATTCAGCAGGTCAAAACCCAACCCGGTGCCAGAACCATGATCGTCAGTCATAATGACGCCAAAGCCTATCTGGTGACTTCCAAGTTCGGCCAGAACACGGGCGCTGCATCCGAAGAACTACAGTTTCGGCCAACTCCAATCCCCGGCAGCTTCTCTGTCATCGTTGTCGGACGCTAA
- a CDS encoding radical SAM protein — protein sequence MSQIAASVASTFSEIAARVAQGSRIGRDDARWLWTNASDAELCSLAAGVRGRFHAPGSCTYMVMRIINYTNVCVAQCDYCAFYKLPSQDGGYVLSHEEVFAKLDELLALGGDLAAFNGGFNPHLPLSYYCELFAAIRARYGDALEFYALTIAEFMYLADHAKLSYSEAATRLKDAGVRWITGGGSEILTEDFRARHSKFKYTVAQYIEAQRAIVEAGLKTTATMVIGFDEGLEERLEHLERTRQFQDETGGLGSFLCWTYKPYFTQIGGIEITTAEYLRHLALCRIYLDNIPRIRTSVLTQNEHALVGLNYGADDFDLPIEDEVTQKAGATISLDFERILNYARGLGYSPEYRHVSLGQPPWLAAV from the coding sequence ATGAGCCAGATTGCCGCTTCGGTCGCGAGTACGTTTTCCGAGATTGCCGCTAGGGTCGCACAGGGTTCCCGGATTGGACGGGATGATGCGCGATGGCTCTGGACGAACGCGTCCGATGCCGAGTTGTGCTCGCTTGCCGCCGGGGTGCGCGGGCGATTTCATGCGCCGGGTTCCTGTACGTATATGGTGATGCGGATCATTAACTATACGAACGTATGTGTAGCGCAATGCGACTACTGTGCTTTTTACAAACTACCTAGCCAGGACGGCGGGTACGTGTTGAGCCACGAGGAAGTATTTGCGAAGCTGGATGAGCTGCTTGCGCTGGGCGGGGATCTGGCGGCCTTCAACGGAGGGTTCAATCCACATTTGCCGTTGAGTTACTACTGCGAGTTATTTGCTGCGATTCGAGCACGATATGGGGATGCGCTGGAGTTCTACGCACTGACGATTGCGGAGTTCATGTATCTGGCCGACCACGCAAAGCTGAGCTATTCGGAGGCGGCGACGCGGCTGAAGGATGCAGGCGTCCGTTGGATCACTGGCGGTGGATCGGAGATTTTGACCGAGGATTTTCGTGCGCGGCACTCTAAGTTTAAGTACACGGTGGCGCAGTACATTGAAGCGCAGCGGGCGATTGTGGAAGCTGGGCTGAAGACGACGGCGACGATGGTGATCGGATTTGATGAGGGCCTCGAGGAGAGGCTTGAGCATCTCGAGCGAACGCGGCAGTTTCAGGATGAGACTGGAGGACTGGGAAGTTTTCTCTGCTGGACGTATAAACCTTACTTCACGCAGATTGGTGGTATCGAGATTACGACTGCGGAGTATCTGCGCCATCTTGCTCTCTGTCGGATCTACCTGGACAATATTCCGAGAATACGTACTTCGGTGCTTACTCAGAATGAGCATGCGCTAGTCGGGTTGAACTATGGCGCGGATGACTTCGATCTTCCGATCGAAGATGAAGTAACTCAGAAGGCAGGCGCGACGATCAGCTTAGACTTCGAGAGGATATTGAACTACGCGCGTGGGCTTGGATACTCGCCGGAGTATCGACACGTTTCGTTGGGGCAGCCACCGTGGTTGGCTGCGGTTTAG
- the pulA gene encoding pullulanase-type alpha-1,6-glucosidase: MKFVTSRRFLRKAGSHFFMLLLCVFAAAQAFADPAIPTGDIRIHYHRPDGNYAGWTIYAFDNTTENTGNYGGGPVQVTGTDTFGAYFDVGVTSGAQEVGIIIHNPTASGGDQKDTPNNLFVDPATQGIEYWAYSGIAKLYTTAPSLTNPTALLPGYVRVHYHRTDGNYGGWTIYAFYDTTEFTGDYNSGLVPVTNTDAYGAYFDVAVVPNAQNLGLIIHNPSAPGGDQKDPGPNEFVDPSTEGFEYWGYTGIGKLYKSPPSLTNPTALLPGYARIHYFRPDGNYANWTVYAFNDTAEYTGDYNDGLTGVTSHDSYGAYFDISLIPNPKDLGFIIHNISTGVKDPGPDMHLDVATNTQAWVISGNATVFLTTPTPTQILDSLLNVEQAYWLDRQRVAIQPQFAQSGDTFAISSSLTGGLSVTPTGVTGGTNIPLTVGGALTADELLRYPQLSGYTVLQLPENTQLSTLQTALEGQLAFSAVGSNGMLQYATGIQFAGVLDDLYYYPGKLGVVFHHWDDKNWRDWPDDEDCAVKLKLWAPTAQNVSLQLFDHESDTAPSAVVTMHEHDGVWVAKGDPSWKDKYYLYSVKVWVSADGAVDTNVTSDPYSIDIALNGTKSRITDLDSDRTKPAGWDEETSPPLRSVSDMSIYELHIRDFSVNDLTVPLAHRGMYEAFEDQGSDGMKHLRSLAESGLKAVHILPSFHFASVNEDKSKWIIPTGLGVYPPDGQQQQAAVTASQTSPAYNWGYDPVHYLTPEGSYAINPDNRVREYRVMVDGLHKAGLRVVQDVVFNHTNASGEGPNSNLDEVVPNYYHRLDANGNLETGSCCPDTASEHRMMEKLIIDTLVLNAKDYKIDGFRFDILSFMFTYNVQAIQQALQALTPEKDGVDGSKIYLYGEGFNFGDTANNQIGPNASQINLYGFGVGTFNDRIRDGIHGGSPFTDERVQGFATGLFTDPSDYTNSNPPLNGQQNQLLQYSDWIDVGLTGNLRDYSFTDSAGATVTGAQVLYNGQPTGYTKSPIEAVNYASVHDNQDLFDKVQLKSSYNDNIATRARRQLMGMSLVTLGEGIPFFQAGDDLLRSKDMDQNSYNSGDWFNKIDWSGKTANWGIGLPIASQNQAQWPIMMPLLSNPSYTPLPANIAYSKAAFSELLQIRYSSELFRMPTFEEVQRNLTFLNTGSNQTPGLIVMNLDANGGSYGIYKHILVVFNATNASVTFTNTHLQGLGLHLHPVQRNSSDPATRQSTFNSKEGTVIVPALTTAVFVAESE; this comes from the coding sequence ATGAAATTCGTTACATCACGGCGTTTTCTGCGCAAGGCAGGATCCCACTTCTTCATGCTTCTACTGTGCGTCTTTGCAGCAGCCCAGGCCTTTGCGGATCCAGCCATTCCAACCGGCGATATACGTATTCACTACCACCGGCCGGATGGCAACTATGCCGGTTGGACGATCTATGCCTTTGATAACACAACAGAAAACACTGGCAACTATGGCGGCGGCCCAGTACAGGTCACTGGCACCGACACCTTCGGCGCGTACTTCGACGTTGGAGTGACCTCCGGCGCGCAAGAAGTTGGCATCATCATTCACAACCCGACGGCATCGGGCGGAGACCAGAAGGACACTCCCAACAATCTCTTTGTCGATCCCGCGACCCAGGGCATCGAGTACTGGGCATACTCCGGGATAGCCAAGCTGTATACCACTGCGCCGAGCCTCACGAATCCCACCGCGCTGCTGCCCGGATATGTCCGAGTTCACTACCACCGGACGGACGGCAACTACGGAGGCTGGACGATCTATGCCTTCTATGACACCACGGAGTTCACCGGCGACTACAACAGCGGACTCGTCCCCGTGACGAATACTGACGCATACGGAGCGTATTTTGACGTAGCGGTTGTCCCGAACGCGCAGAACCTTGGGCTCATCATTCACAATCCCTCCGCGCCTGGCGGCGATCAGAAAGACCCAGGGCCGAACGAATTTGTCGATCCTTCCACGGAAGGCTTCGAGTACTGGGGCTACACCGGGATCGGCAAGCTCTACAAGAGCCCACCCAGTCTCACCAATCCCACCGCGCTCCTGCCCGGGTACGCCCGCATTCACTACTTCCGGCCCGACGGGAACTATGCGAACTGGACCGTCTATGCCTTCAACGACACAGCGGAGTACACCGGCGACTACAACGATGGACTGACTGGAGTGACCAGCCATGACTCCTACGGCGCGTACTTCGACATAAGTCTGATTCCCAACCCGAAGGACCTCGGATTCATCATCCACAACATCTCTACCGGGGTTAAAGATCCCGGACCTGATATGCATCTGGATGTCGCCACCAATACCCAGGCTTGGGTGATCTCAGGCAACGCGACTGTCTTCCTCACAACTCCGACTCCTACCCAGATACTGGATAGTCTTCTGAACGTAGAGCAGGCATACTGGCTTGATCGCCAGCGAGTGGCCATCCAGCCGCAGTTTGCTCAAAGTGGTGACACCTTCGCGATCAGCTCCAGCCTCACCGGCGGCCTGTCTGTAACTCCCACCGGCGTCACTGGAGGCACCAATATTCCGCTCACCGTTGGCGGAGCCCTGACTGCAGACGAGTTGCTACGCTACCCGCAACTGAGTGGATACACCGTCCTCCAGCTACCGGAGAATACGCAGCTCTCGACCTTGCAAACCGCGCTCGAAGGACAACTCGCGTTTTCCGCGGTCGGTTCCAATGGAATGCTGCAGTATGCCACTGGCATTCAATTCGCAGGTGTTTTGGACGATCTCTACTACTACCCCGGCAAGCTAGGCGTCGTCTTTCACCATTGGGACGACAAAAACTGGCGCGATTGGCCCGACGACGAGGACTGCGCCGTCAAGCTGAAGCTCTGGGCCCCCACCGCGCAGAACGTCTCCCTCCAGCTCTTCGATCACGAATCCGACACCGCGCCTTCCGCCGTCGTCACGATGCATGAGCACGATGGAGTATGGGTAGCGAAAGGCGACCCCAGCTGGAAAGATAAATACTATCTCTACAGCGTGAAGGTGTGGGTGTCAGCCGACGGCGCGGTGGACACGAATGTCACCAGCGATCCCTATTCGATCGATATCGCATTGAATGGCACCAAGAGCAGAATCACAGATCTCGACTCCGACAGGACGAAGCCCGCAGGCTGGGACGAGGAGACGTCACCTCCGCTAAGAAGCGTCAGCGATATGAGCATCTATGAACTGCATATTCGCGACTTCAGCGTGAACGATCTCACAGTTCCCTTGGCTCACCGCGGCATGTACGAGGCCTTTGAGGACCAGGGCTCGGACGGCATGAAGCATCTTCGCTCGCTGGCCGAAAGCGGGCTCAAGGCAGTCCACATCTTGCCTTCGTTCCACTTCGCCAGCGTGAATGAAGACAAATCCAAATGGATCATTCCCACCGGTCTGGGGGTATATCCACCCGATGGCCAGCAGCAGCAGGCAGCAGTAACCGCCAGCCAGACCAGCCCCGCATATAACTGGGGCTATGATCCTGTGCACTACTTGACGCCCGAGGGTAGTTACGCGATCAATCCCGATAACCGCGTGCGCGAATATCGGGTCATGGTTGACGGCCTGCACAAAGCCGGTCTGCGCGTCGTCCAGGATGTCGTCTTCAATCACACCAATGCCAGCGGCGAGGGACCTAACTCCAATCTCGACGAGGTGGTACCAAACTACTATCACCGCCTCGATGCGAATGGAAACCTCGAAACAGGTTCGTGCTGCCCGGATACCGCAAGCGAACATCGCATGATGGAAAAGCTGATCATCGACACCCTCGTACTCAACGCGAAGGACTACAAGATCGATGGCTTCCGCTTCGACATCCTTAGCTTCATGTTCACTTACAACGTGCAGGCCATCCAGCAGGCCCTTCAGGCACTCACTCCCGAGAAAGATGGTGTCGACGGATCGAAGATTTATTTGTATGGAGAAGGCTTCAACTTCGGAGACACCGCGAACAATCAGATAGGCCCCAATGCCTCGCAGATCAATCTGTATGGTTTTGGCGTTGGAACCTTCAACGACCGCATCCGCGACGGCATCCACGGCGGCAGCCCGTTTACTGATGAGCGCGTGCAGGGCTTTGCCACCGGGCTCTTCACCGACCCAAGCGACTACACCAACTCAAATCCGCCGCTAAACGGTCAGCAAAATCAGTTGTTGCAGTACTCTGACTGGATCGATGTAGGACTCACGGGAAATCTGCGCGACTACAGCTTTACCGACAGCGCCGGGGCAACAGTAACCGGAGCCCAGGTGCTCTATAACGGACAACCAACCGGATACACCAAGAGCCCAATCGAAGCGGTGAACTATGCCTCAGTCCACGACAACCAGGACCTCTTCGACAAGGTGCAGCTGAAGTCGAGCTACAACGACAACATTGCCACTCGTGCCCGCAGGCAGTTGATGGGCATGAGCCTCGTAACCCTCGGGGAAGGAATTCCGTTCTTCCAGGCAGGCGACGACCTGCTGCGCTCCAAAGACATGGACCAGAACAGCTACAACTCCGGAGACTGGTTCAATAAGATCGACTGGAGCGGTAAGACCGCAAACTGGGGCATCGGTCTGCCCATTGCAAGCCAGAACCAGGCCCAATGGCCGATCATGATGCCGCTGCTCAGTAACCCCTCCTACACCCCGCTTCCGGCAAATATCGCATACAGTAAAGCAGCATTCAGTGAATTGCTGCAGATCCGCTACAGTTCGGAGTTGTTCCGCATGCCCACATTTGAGGAAGTGCAGCGGAACCTGACGTTTCTGAATACAGGTTCAAACCAGACGCCGGGGCTGATCGTAATGAATCTCGATGCGAATGGTGGAAGCTACGGAATCTACAAACACATCCTGGTCGTCTTCAATGCAACCAATGCATCCGTGACGTTCACCAACACTCATCTCCAGGGCTTGGGCCTGCATCTGCACCCGGTGCAGCGAAACTCCAGCGATCCCGCAACTAGGCAGTCCACGTTCAACTCGAAAGAAGGAACCGTTATAGTCCCGGCGCTCACAACCGCTGTCTTTGTCGCCGAAAGCGAGTAG
- a CDS encoding ABC transporter permease, which yields MSLRRFFKRRLSDAEVGLEMENHLTLECDENLARGMSEEEARRQAYLKFGSPQRVREDLWRRNSIAPLENILRDVRYACRTLRRSPGYAFMAILTLGLGIGANAAIFVVINGVLLRPLPYAEPGQIVHVEQTAARVGTDPIGFSVPEVEEYRQLNHVFSDLAEYHSMTFTLLGAKVPERVSTGVVSANFFDVLGVKPVLGRLITPADESPKAEPVLVLSYAYWVKNFGRDPKILGRMFEMNDRVHTVVGVLPPLPEYPDANDVYMPTTSCPFRSNPKMIADRDMRMVTVFARMKPGVTATQAQSDLATITNRLALSYPKSYPAGAGVMAQMTGLEQELTHAARPTFLTLLGAAVLVLLLACANLANLAISRQLRRSQETAIRMATGASSWDIFRQLLTESMVVALAGGVLGLGIAAVGSKLLIAYAARMTPLSGEIHLDGRVFLFVAALSVIAGVMFGALPGFVASRDRLSVLTGSGERSVGSGGVTRARQALVAVQVTLSFVLLMCAGLMLQSLHKLLSVDPGFKTANVLSMRISLDWTKYAKRTELNQFFHQVLSRVTGLPGVESAAVSVMVPLNSNMGTMTGGVQLEGRALNPGELMPQVDFELASPDYFRVLGVPILAGRAFTDGDTEHSPAVAIVNARMAKHYWPTEDPIGRHVSTDNGKTWITVVGVASSVHQYGLDKDLKEGIYLPQDQSPSLTDAHLLVRTRVDPMHTANQIADVIHQIDPHQPVTEIRTLDQLRSAQLGTPRVTATLLGLFAALALFITVVGVSGTLALAVAHRTKEIGIRIALGAPKGEILHNVLVRGMIPVIAGIAAGAIVAMFSTRLLASMLFAIRPDDPLTFGSIAILLAMVALIGCAIPARSAIRVDPIKALRTE from the coding sequence ATGAGCTTACGCAGATTTTTCAAAAGACGGCTAAGCGATGCAGAGGTGGGTCTCGAGATGGAGAATCATCTTACTCTGGAGTGCGATGAGAACCTTGCTCGCGGAATGAGCGAAGAAGAAGCGCGACGGCAGGCTTATCTGAAGTTCGGTTCTCCGCAACGTGTTCGCGAGGATCTTTGGCGGAGGAATAGCATTGCGCCGCTTGAGAATATCCTGCGCGACGTGCGCTATGCATGTCGAACGTTACGTCGCAGTCCAGGATATGCGTTTATGGCGATTCTGACGCTTGGGCTGGGAATTGGTGCGAACGCGGCGATCTTTGTTGTCATCAACGGAGTGCTGCTGCGCCCGCTGCCTTATGCGGAGCCAGGTCAGATCGTGCATGTTGAACAGACGGCAGCGCGCGTCGGAACGGATCCGATTGGATTCTCCGTGCCGGAGGTGGAGGAGTATCGCCAACTGAATCACGTGTTCTCCGATCTGGCCGAATATCATTCGATGACCTTTACCCTGCTTGGAGCAAAGGTACCGGAGCGTGTGAGTACAGGGGTGGTCTCTGCGAACTTCTTCGACGTGCTGGGAGTGAAGCCTGTCCTGGGGCGGCTGATCACACCGGCAGATGAAAGTCCGAAAGCGGAGCCTGTGCTGGTACTTAGCTATGCGTACTGGGTTAAGAATTTTGGCCGGGATCCGAAGATACTGGGCCGCATGTTCGAGATGAATGATCGCGTTCATACAGTGGTTGGTGTACTTCCGCCACTTCCGGAGTATCCGGACGCAAACGATGTTTACATGCCGACGACGTCCTGCCCCTTCCGGTCCAATCCGAAGATGATCGCCGACCGGGATATGCGGATGGTGACGGTCTTCGCGCGGATGAAACCGGGGGTGACGGCAACACAGGCGCAGAGTGATCTGGCTACGATTACAAATCGGCTGGCTCTCAGTTATCCGAAATCTTACCCGGCGGGCGCAGGAGTCATGGCACAAATGACCGGCCTGGAGCAGGAGCTGACTCATGCGGCGCGGCCTACTTTTCTGACGCTTCTGGGAGCGGCGGTACTGGTCCTGCTGCTGGCGTGCGCGAACCTGGCGAATCTGGCCATCTCGCGACAACTTCGCCGATCTCAGGAGACGGCTATTCGCATGGCCACGGGTGCGAGCTCCTGGGATATCTTTCGACAACTTCTTACCGAGAGCATGGTGGTGGCCCTTGCAGGAGGGGTGTTGGGACTTGGAATTGCGGCGGTTGGATCGAAGCTGTTGATCGCTTATGCAGCACGAATGACACCGCTGTCGGGAGAGATTCACCTTGATGGTCGGGTGTTCCTGTTTGTAGCTGCCCTCTCGGTTATTGCGGGTGTGATGTTTGGAGCACTCCCTGGATTTGTAGCCAGCCGCGACCGTCTGAGTGTCCTGACTGGCTCTGGCGAAAGATCAGTCGGGAGCGGAGGAGTGACGCGGGCTCGCCAGGCACTGGTTGCGGTGCAGGTAACTCTCTCCTTCGTGCTGCTGATGTGTGCGGGATTGATGCTCCAGAGTTTGCACAAGCTGCTGTCAGTTGACCCGGGATTCAAGACCGCGAATGTGCTCTCGATGCGTATCAGTTTAGATTGGACCAAATATGCGAAACGCACAGAGCTGAATCAGTTCTTCCACCAGGTGCTGAGCCGTGTAACGGGACTGCCCGGAGTCGAGAGCGCTGCAGTGAGCGTGATGGTCCCGCTCAACAGCAACATGGGCACAATGACTGGAGGTGTGCAGCTGGAGGGACGGGCTTTGAACCCGGGCGAGTTGATGCCGCAGGTGGACTTTGAACTCGCAAGTCCCGACTATTTTCGTGTGCTCGGTGTGCCGATTCTTGCGGGGCGGGCATTTACGGATGGGGATACGGAACACTCTCCGGCAGTAGCTATCGTTAACGCGCGCATGGCAAAACATTACTGGCCTACGGAAGATCCAATCGGCCGTCACGTGTCGACAGACAATGGTAAGACATGGATCACTGTGGTTGGAGTGGCAAGCAGTGTTCATCAATATGGACTTGATAAGGATTTGAAAGAAGGAATCTATCTGCCGCAGGATCAGTCTCCTTCTCTCACCGACGCTCACTTGCTGGTACGAACGCGTGTCGATCCGATGCACACCGCCAACCAGATCGCCGATGTCATTCACCAGATCGATCCGCACCAGCCGGTGACCGAGATCCGGACGTTGGATCAGCTGCGAAGCGCGCAGTTGGGAACTCCCAGGGTGACGGCTACGCTGTTGGGTCTGTTCGCAGCGCTGGCGTTGTTCATCACCGTGGTGGGGGTAAGCGGAACACTTGCGTTAGCGGTGGCCCATCGGACTAAGGAGATCGGGATACGAATCGCACTTGGCGCTCCGAAAGGGGAGATTCTGCACAATGTGCTGGTGCGTGGCATGATTCCGGTGATCGCCGGAATAGCAGCGGGGGCTATCGTGGCGATGTTCTCAACGAGACTCTTGGCTAGCATGCTGTTCGCGATCAGACCTGATGATCCACTGACCTTCGGGTCTATCGCGATTCTTCTTGCCATGGTGGCGCTGATCGGATGCGCGATTCCGGCACGGAGCGCAATTCGAGTCGATCCGATAAAAGCGCTGCGCACGGAGTAG
- a CDS encoding PadR family transcriptional regulator, whose protein sequence is MVQGTLDMLVLKALVMGPAHGHTIARVIEQTSEDVLQVEQGSLYPALHRLEDRGWLQAYWGTSENNRKAKFYRLTAAGKKHLTLETNRWRQMVRAIGLVMGE, encoded by the coding sequence ATGGTCCAGGGAACATTGGACATGCTGGTCCTCAAGGCGCTCGTGATGGGGCCGGCGCATGGCCACACCATCGCGCGTGTGATCGAACAGACGTCAGAGGACGTACTGCAGGTTGAACAGGGATCACTGTATCCTGCGCTTCACCGGCTTGAAGATCGCGGATGGCTTCAGGCGTATTGGGGCACAAGCGAAAACAATCGCAAAGCGAAGTTTTATCGGCTTACTGCGGCAGGGAAGAAACATCTGACGCTGGAGACGAATCGCTGGCGACAGATGGTGCGTGCAATCGGCCTCGTCATGGGGGAGTAA